A stretch of Labrus mixtus chromosome 7, fLabMix1.1, whole genome shotgun sequence DNA encodes these proteins:
- the LOC132977623 gene encoding inter-alpha-trypsin inhibitor heavy chain H3-like, with amino-acid sequence MSGLQGVRLLLPWASACLALLSLAQGAVVISGGHETLQETGGATRPLKKRSTNDAMVEVYSVTVDCTVRSRFAHTVMTSKALNKANTSQEIFFEVQLPKTAFISNFSMEIEGQVYVGDVKEKEKAKKQYEKAVSSGQTAGLVKASGRKMEKFSVSVNIAAEKNVTFVLTYEELLQRKLGQYEILTQIKPKQRVQEFQIVTNIYEPQGISFLDAHATFLTNDLLPLVEKTVTDKKAHISFSPTMEQQRSCPGCDGTFIDGDFVIKYDVNRATSIGDIQIVNGYFVHFFAPPHLPRVPKNVVFVIDRSGSMSGRKIDQTREAMLAILKDIHEEDHFAIVLFGSQVDPWRSTLSKATEENVNEAMAFIRQLDIRGSTNFNDALLDSVKMLVSDRKEQRIPERSIDMIIALTDGMPDRGPARILENVRPAMGGNISLFCLGFGNDVDYTFLDSLSKQNKGSARKIYEGSDATLQLQGFYEEVSSPLLLEVDLRYPDEAVDFLTTNHFNQLFNGSEIVVAGKLEDNDLDNFMVEVVGQGFEEDFKVQGQAGAVDWDVMYPDEEYIFGDFTERLWAYLTIQQLLEKSKSGITGEKENATAKALEMSLRYSFVTPLTSMVVTKPETEDGTESPLIADKLTEEQRQESERRNPFQHYAPPAYSYSYQSTPSYFVDGDPHFMIELPDREDALCFNINDKPGTIFNLVRDLKQGILVNGEIIGDKMIPPDGKINTYFWRFGIIHKTLGVMLIVSTQDVSVFQDGQLVKLRWSDSASLKGSNVDILLTKDRSLTVTLKDSVKFVILLHKVWEKHPYHRNYLGFYTLDTHLLSSSVHGLLGQFYHGINYEVSDLRPGEVTEKPDATMFVKGRELNVTRGWQRDFRRDVKKGDNVPCWFVHNNGTGLIDGEASDYIVSGLFKTV; translated from the exons ATGTCTGGACTGCAGGGTGTTCGACTGCTGCTCCCGTGGGCTAGCGCCTGCCTTGCGCTGCTCAGCCTGGCCCAGGGAGCTGTGGTCATCTCCGGGGGCCATGAAACTCTGCAG gagacaggaggagcTACTAGACCTCTAAAg aaaagaaGTACAAATGATGCCATG GTGGAGGTGTACAGCGTGACGGTGGACTGCACTGTGAGGTCTCGTTTTGCTCACACCGTCATGACCTCCAAGGCCCTGAACAAAGCAAACACCTCCCAGGAAATCTTCTTTGAAGTGCAGCTGCCCAAGACCGCCTTCATCAGTAACTTCAGCAT GGAAATTGAAGGTCAGGTGTACGTTGGGGACgtgaaggaaaaagagaaagccAAGAAGCAGTATGAAAAGGCTGTTTCCTCTGGACAAACTGCTGGACTGGTGAA AGCTTCTgggagaaagatggagaagtTTTCTGTGTCCGTCAATAtcgcagcagaaaaaaatgtgacttttgttCTGACTTACGAGGAGCTCCTTCAGAGGAAGCTGGGCCAGTATGAGATTCTGACTCAAATTAAACCCAAACAGAGGGTCCAGGAGTTTCAG ATTGTGACAAACATCTATGAGCCACAGGGCATTTCTTTCCTTGATGCCCATGCTACCTTCCTGACCAATGATTTGCTCCCTCTGGTGGAGAAAACTGTAACAGACAAAAAG GCACACATCTCTTTCTCACCAACcatggagcagcagaggagttgTCCTGGTTGTGATGGAACCTTCATTGATGGAGATTTTGTCATCAAATATGACGTAAACAGAGCGACCAGCATTGGGGACATTCAG ATTGTAAATGGGTACTTTGTACACTTTTTCGCTCCACCTCACCTGCCCAGAGTCCCGAAGAATGTGGTGTTTGTGATTGACAGGAGCGGTTCAATGTCTGGAAGAAAGATTGACCAG ACACGAGAGGCAATGCTGGCCATCCTCAAAGACATCCATGAGGAGGACCATTTTGCCATTGTCCTGTTTGGTAGCCAGGTCGATCCCTGGAGATCAACACTTTCCAAAGCAACAGAAGAAAACGTGAATGAAGCCATGGCATTTATCAGGCAACTAGATATCAGAGGAT CAACCAATTTTAATGATGCATTGTTGGACAGTGTGAAAATGCTTGTCAGCGACAGAAAGGAGCAAAGGATCCCAGAGAGGAGCATTGATATGATTATTGCACTGACTGATGGAATGCCAGATCGGG gCCCCGCTAGGATCCTGGAGAATGTGCGCCCTGCTATGGGTggaaacatttctctgttctgtCTTGGATTTGGAAATGATGTGGATTACACCTTCCTGGATTCGTTgagcaaacaaaacaagggaTCGGCCCGCAAAATTTATGAGGGATCAGATGCAACACTTCAACTTCAG GGTTTTTATGAGGAGGTGTCCAGCCCTCTTCTTTTGGAGGTTGACCTGCGTTATCCTGATGAGGCAGTGGACTTTCTCACCACTAACCACTTCAACCAGCTATTTAACGGCTCCGAGATCGTGGTGGCCGGAAAACTGGAGGACAACGACCTTGACAACTTCATGGTGGAAGTGGTTGGCCAGGGG TTTGAAGAGGACTTCAAGGTGCAGGGACAGGCCGGTGCTGTAGACTGGGACGTGATGTACCCTGATGAGGAATACATTTTTGGAGATTTTACAGAGCGTCTTTGGGCCTATCTAACCATCCAGCAGCTACTGGAGAAAAG TAAGAGTGGTATCACTGGTGAGAAAGAGAATGCCACGGCAAAGGCCCTGGAAATGTCCCTGCGGTATAGCTTCGTAACCCCTCTCACTTCCATGGTGGTCACTAAGCCTGAAACTGAGGATGGAACAGAAAGCCCGCTCATTGCTGATAAACTGACTGAGG agcAAAGACAAGAGTCAGAAAGACGGAATCCATTTCAACATTATGCCCCTCCAGCATACTCGTATAGTTATCAGTCAACACCCTCCTATTTCG TGGATGGGGATCCTCATTTCATGATTGAGCTCCCAGACAGAGAAGACGCACTGTGCTTCAACATCAACGACAAACCAGGAACCATTTTCAACCTGGTCAGAGACCTTAAACAAG GTATTTTGGTCAATGGCGAGATCATAGGCGACAAGATGATTCCCCCTGATGGGAAAATTAACACCTACTTTTGGCGTTTTGGCATCATCCACAAGACTCTGGGGGTGATGCTGATTGTGAGCACTCAGGACGTCTCGGTGTTTCAGGATGGCCAACTGGTCAAGCTGCGATGGTCTGATTCAGCTTCACTCAAAGGATCCAA TGTGGATATTCTCTTGACCAAGGATCGCAGCCTCACAGTAACTCTGAAAGATTCAGTCAAGTTTGTCATCCTGCTACACAAAGTGTGGGAGAAGCACCCGTACCACAGGAACTACCTGGGTTTCTACACCCTGGACACCCACCTCCTGTCATCTTCGGTTCACGGCCTGCTAG GTCAGTTTTACCATGGGATCAATTATGAGGTGTCAGACCTGCGTCCAGGTGAAGTCACAGAGAAACCAGATGCCACCATGTTTGTGAAAGGACGGGAGCTCAATGTGACAAG aggCTGGCAGAGAGACTTCAGGAGGGATGTGAAGAAAGGAGACAATGTCCCCTGCTGGTTCGTTCACAATAATGGAACAGGCCTCATCGATGGCGAAGCATCAGACTACATTGTGTCAGgcctttttaaaactgtttaa